The genome window TATTTGGGGGAGTGGCGGGTGCAGCGGCTGGAAGGCGATCTCTATGAAGTTCGAGTCACGATGCGGGAACAGGGGCGGAATCAGTGGTTCGAGCGGGAATTGATTTGGCACGCCGACCTGGCGACGAAACGCGTCAACGCGGCGTCGTTGCCCGCCGATGGATACATGCCTGCCGATGCGACGCCGGGTGCGCCGATGCAGTCCCCGTTCTTACCGGGGGCCGGGCAGTGACACTTTGATCACGTCCCCTTCCACCTGCACATCATAGCGGGCGACCGTGAAATCGGGATTGTCCGGTCGTACGCCGGTCCGCACGTTGAACCGCCAGCCGTGCCAAGGGCATTCCACGATCTCGCCTGAGAGGGTTCCTTCGCCCAGCGGACCCCCCGCGTGCGGACAGGTATTGTCGAGCGCGTAGATTTTCCCATCCACGTTGAACAGCGCCACCAGCAGTCCGCCTTCGGCTTCGACCGAGAGGCAGGAGCCGGGTTCCAAGTCGTTGAGCTTCGCCACCGGAACGAATTGCATCATCGCCGCTGAATCCTCCTTTGTACGTACACACTCAAGCCGTGCGGCTGCGGCCCGGTCGGGAGGCCGGCTCCGGCCTTGCTCCATCGGCCTCACGGCTTGATCTGACTCTCGGATTATGGCATACACAAAGGCGGGCGGGCGGCCCAGCCCTGGCTGCGAGGACGGGGAAGGACGGGGTAAGGAGTTCTCATGGAAATGACCTTGTTGCTCAACGCGACCTACGAACCGCTCCGGGTCATCAACTGGCAGAAAGCCATTACTCTGCTCTGGCAGGGCAAAGTCGAAGTCCTGGAGGTCTATGATCGCGATATTCATGGAGTGTCGATCTCGATCAAGCTGCCGGCCGTGATGCGTTTGCTCAAGTTGGTCCGGCTGAAGGACAGCCATCGAGCCGTCAAGTTCTCGCGCATCAACATCTTCACCCGCGACGGCTATACCTGCCAGTACTGCAACCAGAAGTTCCGAACCGAGGACCTGACCTTCGACCACGTCGTGCCGATCGCCAAGGGCGGCAAAAAGACCTGGGAGAATATCGTCACGGCCTGCTGGCGGTGCAACAACCGAAAGAG of Nitrospirota bacterium contains these proteins:
- a CDS encoding Rieske (2Fe-2S) protein, with translation MMQFVPVAKLNDLEPGSCLSVEAEGGLLVALFNVDGKIYALDNTCPHAGGPLGEGTLSGEIVECPWHGWRFNVRTGVRPDNPDFTVARYDVQVEGDVIKVSLPGPR
- a CDS encoding HNH endonuclease translates to MEMTLLLNATYEPLRVINWQKAITLLWQGKVEVLEVYDRDIHGVSISIKLPAVMRLLKLVRLKDSHRAVKFSRINIFTRDGYTCQYCNQKFRTEDLTFDHVVPIAKGGKKTWENIVTACWRCNNRKSGRTPEEAGMRLIKKPVKPRWNPVLTITIGIRNAPESWRDYLYWNMELDADPAET